A single region of the Chthoniobacterales bacterium genome encodes:
- a CDS encoding ferredoxin produces the protein MPHEEFKHRWPENVPGKYYVSASCMDCDLCRETAPDNFTRNNAGGYSYVCKQPETPEEEVIVRESVEGCCVATIHTDGDTFDWDAIPADTPYYLIPEGKLHRQELTEQASHSCCRARSNILARLFQRLFRK, from the coding sequence ATGCCACACGAAGAGTTTAAGCACCGCTGGCCAGAGAATGTTCCGGGCAAGTATTACGTTTCCGCTTCGTGTATGGACTGCGATCTTTGCCGAGAGACCGCGCCAGATAATTTCACTCGCAACAATGCCGGCGGTTATTCCTATGTTTGTAAGCAGCCAGAGACACCCGAAGAAGAAGTTATTGTTCGTGAGTCTGTAGAGGGTTGTTGTGTCGCCACCATTCATACTGACGGCGACACTTTTGACTGGGATGCTATTCCAGCAGACACACCTTACTATCTCATTCCGGAAGGGAAGTTACATCGTCAGGAGCTAACTGAGCAAGCTTCACACTCTTGCTGTAGGGCTAGATCCAACATTCTGGCGCGCCTTTTTCAACGGCTCTTCCGCAAATGA
- a CDS encoding GyrI-like domain-containing protein, with protein sequence MEKIDYKKELKHFYRASAKEVVEVELPPLRYLMVDGEGDPNTSPGYAQAVEALFTVSYTAKFAVKKATGTDYSVMPLEGLWWAKDWSAFEAGDRQNWLWTMMILQPPFATDAVIDGALAQVARKKQLPALAKLRLEVFAEGRCAQILHVGPFTEEGPTIARLHEFIEARSGLAGKHHEIYLSDVRRADPKKWKTILRQGMREHLSPTTC encoded by the coding sequence ATGGAGAAGATCGACTACAAGAAGGAGCTGAAGCATTTCTACCGGGCCTCGGCGAAGGAGGTGGTGGAGGTGGAGTTGCCGCCGTTGCGTTACTTGATGGTGGATGGCGAGGGCGATCCGAATACTTCCCCGGGGTATGCGCAGGCGGTGGAGGCGTTGTTCACGGTGTCTTACACGGCGAAGTTTGCGGTGAAGAAGGCGACGGGGACCGACTACTCGGTGATGCCGCTGGAAGGGCTCTGGTGGGCGAAGGATTGGTCGGCGTTCGAGGCTGGGGATCGGCAGAATTGGCTGTGGACGATGATGATCCTGCAGCCGCCGTTCGCAACGGACGCGGTGATCGACGGGGCGCTGGCTCAAGTCGCCCGCAAGAAGCAGCTCCCGGCTCTGGCGAAGTTGCGGCTGGAAGTGTTTGCCGAAGGTCGCTGTGCGCAGATCTTGCATGTGGGCCCATTTACGGAGGAGGGGCCGACGATTGCGCGCCTGCATGAGTTTATCGAGGCGCGGTCGGGGCTCGCAGGGAAGCATCACGAGATCTACCTGAGCGATGTCCGGCGGGCTGACCCGAAGAAGTGGAAGACGATCCTGCGACAGGGGATGAGGGAACATCTTTCACCTACAACGTGTTAG